Proteins from one Patescibacteria group bacterium genomic window:
- a CDS encoding YmdB family metallophosphoesterase, with amino-acid sequence MPDKTKIIFLGDISGVLGREGVKKIVPQWKEKYNPDIFIGNIENIAHNKGVTIKTIEEVANAGVSIFTGGNHIWKKYDIGQLAMETDYKIATAINDSRTPDKYRYQSVEVNGTNLIVINLQGQTFIQYEDEQIANPFIKIDEFLNELPKDANIIIDMHAEATSDKRAMGLYLDGRISAIVGTHTHVPTADAQILPNGTGYLTDIGMIGAYPSVLGIKKEIIIQKFLTDEKIVHDLPRTGQIEVNAVLLEIDNKTHKTTHIELLREIIN; translated from the coding sequence ATGCCAGATAAAACAAAAATCATTTTCCTAGGCGATATCTCAGGTGTCTTGGGTAGAGAAGGTGTCAAAAAGATAGTGCCTCAGTGGAAAGAAAAATACAATCCCGATATTTTTATCGGCAATATTGAAAATATAGCCCACAACAAAGGTGTTACCATAAAAACCATTGAAGAAGTGGCCAATGCTGGCGTTAGTATTTTTACTGGCGGTAATCATATTTGGAAAAAATATGATATTGGACAACTGGCTATGGAAACTGACTACAAAATAGCCACAGCTATCAATGACTCTCGTACACCAGATAAATACCGCTATCAAAGTGTAGAAGTAAATGGCACAAATCTAATAGTTATCAATCTACAAGGCCAAACTTTTATCCAATATGAGGATGAGCAGATTGCCAATCCTTTTATCAAAATTGATGAGTTTTTAAATGAGCTACCCAAAGATGCCAATATCATTATTGATATGCACGCTGAGGCAACCAGTGATAAAAGAGCTATGGGCTTATATTTGGACGGTCGCATATCAGCTATTGTTGGTACCCACACTCACGTGCCCACAGCTGATGCTCAAATTTTGCCAAACGGCACAGGCTATTTAACTGATATTGGCATGATAGGAGCTTATCCCTCTGTGCTTGGTATTAAAAAAGAAATAATCATCCAAAAATTTCTCACTGACGAAAAGATTGTCCATGATTTGCCAAGAACTGGTCAAATTGAGGTAAATGCAGTATTATTAGAAATAGATAATAAAACACACAAAACAACTCACATTGAGCTTTTAAGAGAAATAATAAATTAA
- the rny gene encoding ribonuclease Y: protein MEIVWYLAAALVGIVFGFFIKKFLASRDIESAERKAEDIIMSAKQKAKDALLESKEQSLKIIEEAKNEERERRNSLHDLEDRLTKREGLFDKKLMDLEEDKQKINNTKSQLEKNKEEIKKIKDEQMAKLEKIANLTQDEAKEVLIKNTEVKMKDDLLQRMRKLEEQGTDELESRAREILSTVIERCAAPHTVETTTTAVNLPNEEMKGRIIGREGRNIKTIEQLTGVEIIIDDTPESILISAFNPIRRQLAKRTLEKLMADGRIHPGRIEETVQQAKKELAIDIKKTGEEAAYQAGVVGLDSKLIQILGRLKYRTSYGQNQLQHALEVSHLSGLLAAELKADVNVCKKGGLLHDIGKALDHEIQGSHPDIGYDLMKKFGLPEEVAYMSVSHHEDHPKTLEGVVVKIADAISGSRPGARRDSFEEYIQRLTELEDTAKSFEGVDKVYAIQAGREIRVFVSPDVIDDYKAEKLARDIANKIENDLKYPGEIRVTIIREKRITEYAR from the coding sequence ATGGAAATCGTATGGTATTTAGCTGCCGCGCTTGTGGGTATAGTTTTTGGATTTTTCATCAAAAAATTTCTAGCTAGCCGAGATATTGAATCAGCCGAAAGAAAAGCTGAAGATATTATAATGAGCGCCAAGCAAAAAGCCAAAGATGCCCTTTTGGAATCAAAAGAGCAGTCTTTGAAAATTATAGAAGAAGCAAAAAATGAAGAAAGAGAAAGACGAAACAGTCTTCATGATTTGGAAGATAGATTGACCAAAAGAGAAGGTCTGTTTGACAAAAAATTGATGGATTTGGAAGAAGATAAACAAAAAATAAATAACACAAAAAGCCAATTGGAAAAAAATAAGGAGGAAATCAAAAAAATCAAAGATGAACAAATGGCTAAACTGGAAAAAATAGCCAACCTGACTCAAGACGAGGCCAAAGAAGTACTCATCAAAAATACTGAGGTTAAAATGAAAGATGATTTGCTCCAAAGAATGCGCAAGTTAGAAGAACAAGGCACCGATGAGCTTGAATCAAGGGCCAGAGAAATCTTGTCTACTGTTATTGAACGCTGTGCCGCTCCTCATACTGTAGAAACCACTACTACTGCCGTGAATTTACCAAATGAAGAAATGAAAGGCCGCATCATTGGTCGTGAAGGCAGAAACATTAAAACTATCGAGCAGTTGACTGGTGTGGAAATTATTATTGACGATACTCCAGAATCAATCCTGATATCTGCTTTCAATCCCATCAGACGTCAACTAGCCAAAAGGACTCTGGAAAAGCTTATGGCTGATGGACGCATCCACCCAGGAAGAATTGAAGAGACTGTCCAGCAGGCCAAAAAAGAGCTGGCTATTGATATCAAAAAAACTGGCGAAGAGGCTGCTTATCAAGCTGGTGTAGTAGGATTGGATAGTAAACTTATCCAAATATTAGGTCGCTTAAAATACAGAACTAGCTACGGACAAAATCAATTACAACACGCTCTGGAGGTTTCCCACTTATCAGGTCTTTTGGCTGCCGAGTTAAAAGCTGATGTTAATGTATGTAAAAAAGGTGGTTTGCTCCATGACATTGGTAAAGCGCTGGACCATGAAATACAAGGCTCACATCCTGATATTGGTTATGACCTTATGAAAAAATTTGGTCTACCGGAAGAAGTGGCCTATATGTCTGTCTCCCATCATGAAGATCACCCAAAAACACTGGAAGGCGTAGTTGTCAAAATTGCTGATGCAATCTCAGGCTCACGTCCCGGCGCTCGCCGTGATTCATTTGAAGAATATATCCAAAGATTGACTGAGTTAGAAGATACTGCCAAGTCTTTTGAAGGAGTAGATAAAGTATATGCCATCCAGGCTGGACGTGAAATCAGAGTCTTTGTCTCCCCTGATGTCATAGACGACTACAAGGCTGAAAAACTAGCCCGTGATATTGCCAATAAAATTGAAAATGATTTAAAATATCCAGGTGAAATTAGAGTAACTATTATTAGAGAGAAAAGGATTACTGAGTATGCCAGATAA
- a CDS encoding ATP-dependent Clp protease proteolytic subunit gives MLIPTVIEKVPGGERAYDIYSRLLKDRIIFLGDQIDDHLANIIIAQLLFLDAQDNKKPIKMYINSVGGSVTDGLAIYDTMQHIKSPVSTISIGLAASMAALLLAGGAKGMRYALPNSEILIHQVMGGASGQASDIKIKAEQILKLKDRLNKILVRHTGQPIKNIERDTDRDHYMTAEEALKYGLVDKIIK, from the coding sequence ATGTTAATACCAACAGTAATAGAAAAAGTCCCTGGTGGCGAACGAGCCTACGACATCTATTCTCGTCTACTCAAGGATAGAATAATCTTTTTAGGTGACCAAATAGACGACCATTTGGCAAATATAATAATTGCCCAACTACTATTTCTGGATGCCCAAGATAATAAAAAACCAATCAAGATGTATATCAACTCAGTCGGTGGATCTGTGACTGACGGCCTGGCAATCTATGATACTATGCAGCACATCAAAAGCCCAGTTTCTACTATTTCGATAGGACTGGCAGCTTCTATGGCCGCCCTGCTTTTGGCCGGTGGAGCCAAAGGCATGCGCTATGCATTACCCAACTCAGAAATACTTATTCATCAAGTTATGGGTGGCGCTAGCGGCCAAGCCAGTGATATAAAAATAAAAGCCGAACAAATCCTAAAACTCAAAGACAGATTAAACAAAATACTCGTTCGTCATACCGGACAACCCATAAAAAATATTGAAAGAGATACTGACCGCGACCATTATATGACAGCCGAAGAAGCACTCAAATATGGCCTAGTGGATAAAATCATAAAATAA
- a CDS encoding DHH family phosphoesterase has product MHNHKAISQSIFQLLEKSQDVLLISHQKPDGDTLGSSLALFSYLSKLNKNVSSFCTDPVPDNLEFLPNSYQLTTDHLVFTKKYDLVITLDSSNLDYAGINNLMSALPLGYTLINIDHHISNPLYGDINLVIDSASSTSEVVYRLLKDWYIQWDKDIATCLIAGIITDTDGFKNGATNYQALAAASDLIAYGAKTQQIIKNSLNKINIESLKLWGIALERLKKIDKHNIVYTWITQDDFKNCQANENASDGLANFLHILKEGQIIMVLTERADGTVKGSLRTTSNIDLTKLAALFGGGGHKKAAGFSLPGKLVYDNNKLRII; this is encoded by the coding sequence ATGCATAATCATAAAGCAATCAGCCAAAGCATTTTTCAACTCTTGGAAAAATCCCAGGATGTTTTGTTGATTTCTCATCAAAAACCAGATGGAGATACACTTGGCTCAAGCTTGGCTTTATTTTCCTATCTGTCTAAACTCAATAAAAATGTAAGTAGTTTTTGTACAGATCCTGTGCCCGATAATTTAGAATTTTTGCCCAACAGCTACCAACTAACTACTGACCACCTTGTTTTTACAAAAAAATATGACCTAGTCATTACCCTAGATTCTTCCAACTTAGATTATGCTGGGATAAATAATCTAATGTCAGCTCTTCCACTAGGCTACACCCTAATCAATATAGATCACCATATCAGCAACCCATTGTACGGCGATATCAATTTAGTGATTGATAGTGCTTCATCAACCTCCGAGGTGGTCTATCGCCTCCTAAAAGATTGGTATATACAATGGGACAAAGATATAGCCACTTGCTTGATAGCGGGTATTATCACCGATACTGACGGTTTCAAAAATGGAGCTACAAACTATCAAGCTTTGGCCGCCGCTTCTGATCTTATAGCCTATGGTGCAAAAACTCAACAAATAATCAAAAACTCTCTAAACAAAATAAACATAGAGAGTTTAAAACTCTGGGGTATTGCCCTAGAGCGCCTAAAAAAAATAGACAAGCATAATATAGTATATACTTGGATTACACAGGATGATTTCAAAAATTGCCAGGCCAATGAAAATGCTTCTGATGGTTTGGCCAACTTTTTACATATTTTAAAAGAGGGACAAATCATCATGGTGCTCACCGAAAGAGCCGATGGCACTGTCAAAGGCTCACTCCGTACAACCTCCAATATAGATTTGACAAAGCTAGCCGCTTTATTTGGCGGTGGTGGACACAAAAAGGCAGCCGGTTTTTCCTTGCCAGGAAAGCTAGTCTATGATAATAATAAACTAAGAATTATTTAA
- the rbfA gene encoding 30S ribosome-binding factor RbfA, producing the protein MSKRTEQIAELLRSEINNIIIRDFEAPMGMLVSVSQVTVADDLKNATAYVSVIPQNKTGSGLEAIRRFTGHVQRQIGKKISIRVTPKIQFELDDRDLKYKAIDEALKN; encoded by the coding sequence ATGAGTAAGAGGACTGAACAAATAGCCGAGCTACTGCGTAGCGAAATAAACAATATAATAATCCGTGATTTTGAAGCGCCAATGGGCATGCTCGTCAGTGTGTCACAAGTAACAGTGGCCGACGATTTAAAAAATGCCACTGCTTATGTAAGTGTTATACCTCAAAACAAAACCGGAAGTGGTCTGGAAGCTATCCGTAGATTCACCGGACATGTCCAAAGACAAATCGGCAAAAAAATATCTATCCGGGTAACTCCAAAAATCCAATTTGAATTAGATGATAGAGACCTCAAATACAAAGCAATTGATGAAGCCCTAAAAAATTAA
- the infB gene encoding translation initiation factor IF-2, with product MNVSALARQLKVTTTELLEKLPELGFDIGARAIKVDDNLVPKITEAWRKQVKKARMQHELSQVEERGKENLQAETEQKKASKEISMGETIIVKDMAELMKLPVAKLMGELMKNGIMVSLNERIDFDTATIIAEDLGFKAIKSDEEIIQEQSKREKLESLLGKRTAKDTRPPVVVVMGHVDHGKTKLLDAIRETNVVDQEAGGITQHIGAYQVVTRDRLITFLDTPGHEAFKAMRSRGGQIADVAILVVAADDGLQPQTLESISVIQKEKLPFVVAINKIDKEEADIDKVKQGLSEINLIPEDWGGKIICQPISAKFKKNIPELLDMILLVADMEEKKADSTGPAVGTIIESHVDKSAGPVATVLVQAGNLQLGDTFCVGSVSGKIKIMQDWTGKNLNSALPSTPVKILGLKQLPKVGEILEVIQDKKEFKSRLKEMSSQSKAVKVSNSSNNNGEEEQNTAHLNLIIKSDVMGSAEAIEESLSKIKVEDTRLKVIKKGLGQITEDDVLNAEATNAIIIGFHIKENKNTATLANEKHVTILHFDIIYKLLEEVEKILTAIKGKKTIHKFLGKMQVLAIFKTTKGGMIVGGKVIEGKISKDSKIKVLKNEQVETIGQLVSLQSAKENVAEVVTGNEAGLEYKGEPIIEVGDILEFFQESYE from the coding sequence ATGAATGTAAGTGCTCTTGCTAGACAACTCAAAGTAACAACCACCGAGCTCCTGGAAAAATTACCGGAACTTGGTTTTGATATTGGAGCTAGAGCTATCAAAGTAGATGACAACTTGGTCCCCAAAATAACCGAGGCTTGGAGAAAACAGGTCAAAAAAGCCCGTATGCAACACGAGCTTTCTCAGGTAGAAGAAAGGGGTAAAGAAAATCTACAAGCTGAAACTGAACAAAAAAAAGCTAGTAAAGAAATATCAATGGGTGAAACCATAATTGTCAAAGATATGGCCGAGCTTATGAAGTTGCCAGTCGCTAAGCTGATGGGTGAACTGATGAAAAACGGCATTATGGTTTCTCTCAATGAGCGTATTGATTTTGATACAGCCACTATCATAGCTGAGGATTTAGGATTCAAAGCTATAAAATCCGACGAAGAAATAATACAAGAGCAGAGCAAAAGAGAAAAACTAGAATCGCTATTGGGCAAGCGCACAGCCAAAGACACTCGCCCACCAGTAGTAGTAGTCATGGGTCACGTCGACCACGGTAAAACAAAGTTGCTTGATGCAATCCGTGAAACCAATGTAGTTGATCAAGAAGCAGGTGGCATTACCCAACATATTGGTGCTTACCAGGTAGTCACTCGCGATAGACTGATTACTTTCTTAGATACTCCCGGACATGAAGCTTTCAAGGCTATGCGAAGTCGCGGAGGCCAAATAGCTGACGTAGCTATCCTAGTGGTTGCGGCTGATGATGGTTTGCAACCGCAAACACTAGAAAGTATTTCTGTCATCCAAAAAGAAAAATTACCTTTCGTAGTAGCAATAAACAAAATCGACAAAGAGGAAGCTGACATCGACAAAGTAAAACAAGGGCTTTCCGAAATTAATTTGATCCCAGAAGATTGGGGTGGCAAAATAATCTGCCAGCCAATATCTGCCAAATTCAAAAAAAATATTCCTGAGCTTTTGGATATGATTCTTTTGGTGGCTGATATGGAAGAAAAGAAAGCTGATTCTACAGGACCGGCTGTCGGCACAATCATTGAATCTCATGTAGACAAAAGCGCCGGACCAGTAGCCACTGTCTTAGTCCAAGCTGGTAATCTGCAACTTGGTGATACTTTTTGTGTTGGCTCAGTATCGGGCAAGATAAAAATCATGCAGGACTGGACTGGTAAAAACCTAAATAGCGCTCTACCCTCTACTCCGGTTAAAATCCTCGGCCTAAAACAATTACCAAAAGTCGGCGAAATATTAGAAGTCATCCAAGACAAAAAAGAATTCAAATCACGTCTCAAGGAAATGAGTAGCCAAAGCAAAGCCGTAAAAGTCAGTAATAGTAGCAATAATAATGGCGAGGAAGAACAAAATACTGCCCATCTTAATCTAATCATCAAATCAGATGTAATGGGGTCAGCCGAAGCCATAGAAGAATCATTGTCAAAAATAAAAGTAGAAGATACCAGATTAAAAGTTATCAAAAAAGGTTTGGGTCAGATTACTGAAGATGATGTCTTAAATGCCGAAGCAACTAATGCTATTATTATTGGTTTTCATATAAAAGAAAACAAAAACACTGCCACCCTAGCCAATGAAAAACATGTTACTATCCTCCACTTTGATATTATATACAAACTATTAGAAGAAGTAGAAAAGATATTGACTGCCATAAAAGGTAAAAAAACTATTCACAAATTTTTGGGTAAAATGCAGGTCTTGGCAATATTTAAAACCACCAAAGGCGGCATGATAGTTGGTGGCAAAGTCATAGAAGGAAAAATAAGCAAAGACAGCAAAATAAAAGTCCTAAAAAATGAACAAGTAGAGACCATTGGCCAACTTGTCAGTCTGCAGTCAGCCAAAGAAAATGTCGCCGAAGTAGTAACCGGCAATGAAGCTGGCTTAGAATATAAAGGTGAACCAATTATAGAAGTCGGCGATATTTTAGAATTTTTCCAAGAATCATATGAGTAA
- a CDS encoding magnesium transporter: MDKNLSTNFPKHSAGDIMTVSVPIVSPENTIRTVEEYLLKDVRKLESINYVYVLSKTGLLKGVMSVKEIFRQPKNKIVSEVMVKNLVTAHPYTDRERVAFISLKNNIKAVPVVDKDNKFLGAVLSDTILDAIYQESQEDILHLAGVEQYTKFNIDNISSLSMLVSLKHRLPWLIIGLLGGILAAQIIGLFEHTLSENIILASFIPLVVYMASAVGTQVGFFIIRDLAINPKLNFFIYTIKQFRVIFFIGVVVSILIFIVTLVFYSNISVAFVLALAMFLAILSSIITGLFIPYAFSRLRFDPANASGPIATIIQDLTSVTIYLLVAKWLL, from the coding sequence ATGGATAAAAATCTAAGCACTAATTTTCCAAAACATTCAGCCGGAGACATTATGACAGTCTCGGTGCCAATAGTCAGTCCGGAAAATACTATCCGAACCGTAGAAGAATATCTTCTCAAAGATGTCAGGAAGTTGGAATCCATAAACTATGTTTATGTCCTTTCCAAAACAGGTTTATTAAAAGGTGTAATGTCGGTCAAAGAGATTTTTCGTCAGCCAAAAAACAAAATCGTATCGGAGGTAATGGTCAAAAATTTAGTGACGGCTCATCCCTATACAGATAGAGAAAGAGTGGCATTTATATCTTTGAAAAATAATATCAAAGCTGTGCCAGTTGTTGATAAGGATAATAAATTTTTGGGTGCGGTTTTGAGTGATACTATATTAGATGCTATTTATCAGGAGTCTCAAGAAGACATTTTGCACTTAGCTGGTGTGGAACAGTACACCAAATTCAACATTGATAACATCAGCTCTTTGTCCATGCTTGTATCTTTGAAACATCGTTTACCATGGCTGATCATTGGTTTGTTGGGTGGTATATTGGCCGCTCAAATAATAGGTCTTTTTGAACACACGCTGTCTGAAAATATTATTTTAGCTTCTTTTATACCATTGGTAGTTTATATGGCCAGCGCGGTTGGTACTCAAGTGGGCTTTTTTATTATTCGTGATTTAGCTATCAACCCAAAACTTAATTTTTTTATTTATACCATAAAACAGTTTAGGGTAATATTTTTTATAGGTGTAGTGGTCAGTATTTTAATATTTATAGTTACTTTGGTTTTTTATAGTAATATCTCGGTAGCTTTTGTCTTGGCTTTGGCTATGTTTTTGGCAATTTTGTCTTCTATTATTACGGGCTTATTTATTCCTTATGCATTTTCCAGATTACGTTTTGATCCCGCTAATGCTAGTGGCCCGATTGCAACGATTATTCAGGATCTAACAAGTGTGACAATATATCTCTTGGTGGCTAAATGGCTTTTATAA
- a CDS encoding tryptophan-rich sensory protein, translating into MKKSQNINKLFIAIVLCLSVGFLGSIFTTPAIDTWYNTLQKPDFNPPSWIFGPVWTTLYILMGIALFFVWQKGLKKRNVRFAFWLFIMHLVFNLFWSILFFGLKNIGLAMIDILVLWLMIIALIYSFCEIDKKAAWLLVPYFFWVSFAGALNYAIWLLNK; encoded by the coding sequence ATGAAAAAATCACAAAATATTAACAAATTATTTATTGCAATTGTATTGTGTTTGTCAGTTGGTTTTTTGGGTTCAATTTTTACTACACCGGCTATAGACACCTGGTATAATACTTTGCAAAAACCGGATTTTAATCCGCCTAGTTGGATTTTTGGACCGGTTTGGACAACGCTTTATATACTGATGGGAATTGCTTTATTTTTTGTCTGGCAAAAAGGGCTTAAAAAAAGAAATGTGCGTTTTGCTTTTTGGCTGTTTATAATGCATTTGGTTTTTAATCTTTTTTGGTCAATTTTATTTTTTGGATTAAAAAATATAGGTCTAGCTATGATAGATATTTTAGTTTTATGGCTTATGATTATAGCTTTGATTTATAGTTTTTGTGAGATAGACAAAAAAGCGGCTTGGTTACTAGTGCCATACTTTTTTTGGGTTAGTTTTGCCGGTGCCTTAAATTATGCAATTTGGCTTTTAAATAAATGA
- a CDS encoding histidinol-phosphate aminotransferase family protein, with translation MKQYIINRNELFYPPSDKVKKAIKNFPQQKISRYIGGYYHSPLAEKISKKFNFPSQQILIFYGLEDFFRGLFRSLDRKKDSILVNQYHFAYFSSYLKHLKIKMYESKMVSDKNSFYFDIDDLIKKYKKYKPSIVLLTSPNNPTGNVLNFADLKKVLNTVSKNTLVILDEAYFGFDPNYQDKKYINLTKKYPHLMLVRTFSKFYGLAGLRIGYALAGKQALKIINYQAYYLNFSQILENIAIAALDSTNYYGNIAKKIIKDRDNLTEEINKLKNFIAYKSCTNFILIKVNKKILNKLKNIVAKQNFKVAMFLGEDMMRVSITLPKYSKRFLNTLKDMDNKKIG, from the coding sequence ATGAAACAATACATCATAAATCGCAATGAGCTTTTTTACCCACCATCAGACAAAGTAAAAAAAGCTATCAAAAATTTCCCCCAACAAAAAATATCCCGATATATAGGTGGCTATTATCATTCTCCTTTGGCTGAAAAAATATCCAAAAAATTCAATTTTCCTAGCCAGCAAATTTTGATATTTTATGGCTTGGAAGATTTCTTTAGAGGACTTTTTAGATCACTTGATAGAAAAAAAGATTCCATCTTAGTCAACCAATACCACTTTGCTTATTTTTCTAGCTATCTCAAACACCTAAAAATAAAAATGTATGAATCCAAAATGGTGTCTGATAAAAATAGTTTTTATTTTGATATAGATGATTTGATAAAAAAATATAAAAAATATAAACCAAGTATAGTCTTACTCACTTCACCAAACAACCCAACCGGCAATGTACTAAATTTTGCTGATTTAAAAAAAGTTTTAAATACTGTATCAAAAAATACTCTAGTAATACTGGACGAAGCATACTTTGGTTTTGACCCAAACTATCAAGATAAAAAATATATTAACCTTACCAAAAAATACCCTCACCTAATGCTGGTCAGAACTTTTTCCAAATTTTATGGTTTAGCAGGACTGCGCATTGGCTATGCTCTGGCTGGAAAACAGGCTTTAAAAATTATAAATTATCAAGCATATTATTTAAATTTCAGCCAAATTCTGGAAAATATTGCTATCGCTGCCTTAGACTCAACTAATTATTACGGAAATATTGCCAAAAAAATAATTAAAGATCGTGACAATCTGACAGAAGAAATAAACAAACTAAAAAATTTTATAGCCTATAAAAGTTGCACCAACTTTATATTGATCAAAGTAAACAAAAAAATATTGAACAAATTAAAAAACATTGTGGCCAAACAAAATTTTAAAGTAGCGATGTTTTTAGGAGAAGATATGATGAGAGTCTCTATCACTTTGCCAAAATATAGCAAGAGATTTTTAAATACACTAAAAGATATGGATAATAAAAAGATTGGATAA
- a CDS encoding cation:proton antiporter, with protein MNGKIKELIFFILEVAVISAILYFVRNGLVSSENHEVSNYMPMLIDIAFLALFASFGGRMAKAIGIAPMAGKIIMGIIAGPAVLNVLDPYSHGVELARLAGVLFILFEAGLHFDMELLKKNIGIATLVAFCGVLVPLVSFAALGHYVVHLDWIPAIFLGGIFTATSVGLSVEALKRAGKLETNVGNQIVGAAVIDDILGVIILTILAKLSSTGAGEHAVAEGGINPFVALAIGVIVFLVATYALWSLGVAHKISKYLDTRYVESSTGIYTRFFFGALMVGGSAAALLGLEPVLGAFGIGVVLSKVDNEIKHSAWEKIEGYMHIFVGGFLVSIGTMLPREALVDAKVWMWAILFTVLAFFGKYITKYLFKNRKDGQLVGLAMAIRGEVGLVFVAVALANHALDATMASASLLAVILVTVLGAILFEKEVMKQVKHEKEGPVTPNPETV; from the coding sequence ATGAATGGAAAAATAAAAGAGTTGATATTCTTTATCCTTGAAGTTGCTGTCATTTCGGCAATTTTATATTTTGTCCGCAATGGGCTGGTTTCTTCAGAAAACCATGAAGTCAGTAATTATATGCCGATGTTGATTGATATTGCCTTCTTGGCCTTGTTTGCTTCTTTTGGTGGTAGGATGGCCAAAGCAATTGGTATTGCTCCAATGGCTGGCAAAATTATCATGGGTATTATTGCCGGACCGGCAGTTCTGAATGTGCTTGATCCTTATTCACACGGAGTAGAGCTGGCCAGACTAGCTGGTGTTTTATTTATATTATTTGAGGCAGGTTTACATTTTGATATGGAGCTTCTCAAAAAGAATATAGGCATTGCTACCTTAGTAGCGTTTTGTGGTGTTTTGGTACCTTTGGTATCTTTTGCCGCACTAGGACACTATGTTGTGCATCTAGATTGGATACCAGCTATTTTCTTGGGCGGTATTTTTACAGCTACTTCAGTTGGTTTGTCAGTCGAGGCTTTGAAACGGGCTGGTAAACTGGAAACCAATGTTGGCAATCAAATAGTTGGTGCCGCTGTCATAGATGATATTTTGGGTGTTATTATTTTGACTATTTTAGCCAAATTGTCTTCTACTGGAGCAGGTGAACACGCAGTTGCCGAGGGCGGTATCAATCCTTTTGTTGCCTTAGCAATTGGTGTAATAGTATTTTTGGTAGCTACTTATGCTCTATGGAGCTTGGGTGTTGCTCATAAAATTTCCAAATATTTGGATACTAGATATGTAGAAAGTTCAACTGGAATATATACTAGATTTTTCTTTGGTGCTTTGATGGTCGGTGGATCAGCGGCAGCACTTTTGGGTCTAGAGCCAGTCTTGGGTGCTTTTGGAATCGGAGTAGTACTCTCTAAAGTAGACAATGAAATAAAACACAGTGCCTGGGAAAAGATTGAGGGATATATGCATATTTTTGTCGGTGGATTTTTGGTTAGTATTGGCACGATGCTTCCTCGTGAAGCTTTGGTAGATGCCAAAGTCTGGATGTGGGCAATATTATTTACTGTTTTAGCCTTCTTTGGCAAATATATTACTAAATATTTGTTTAAAAATAGAAAAGACGGACAGTTGGTCGGATTAGCTATGGCTATTCGTGGAGAAGTAGGTCTAGTCTTTGTGGCAGTTGCTTTGGCTAATCATGCTTTGGATGCTACCATGGCCTCAGCTTCACTTTTGGCGGTAATATTGGTGACAGTCCTAGGAGCAATACTTTTTGAAAAAGAAGTAATGAAGCAAGTCAAGCATGAAAAAGAAGGTCCAGTTACTCCAAATCCGGAAACAGTTTAA